The proteins below come from a single Kosakonia sp. SMBL-WEM22 genomic window:
- the nsrR gene encoding nitric oxide-sensing transcriptional repressor NsrR, whose amino-acid sequence MQLTSFTDYGLRALIYMAALPEGQMTNISEVTETYGVSRNHMVKIINQLSREGYVAAVRGKNGGIRLGKPARDIRISDVVRSLEPLTLVNCHSDFCHITNACRLKVALSKAVQSFLKELDNYTLADLVEENQPLYKLLLVE is encoded by the coding sequence GTGCAGTTAACAAGCTTTACCGATTACGGTTTACGCGCTTTGATTTACATGGCGGCCTTGCCGGAAGGGCAGATGACCAATATTTCTGAAGTGACAGAAACGTATGGTGTCTCCCGTAATCATATGGTTAAGATAATCAATCAGCTAAGTCGTGAAGGCTATGTCGCGGCGGTGCGTGGAAAAAACGGCGGTATCCGCCTGGGCAAGCCTGCGCGAGATATTCGTATCAGTGATGTTGTGCGCTCCCTTGAACCGCTGACGCTGGTGAACTGCCACAGCGATTTCTGCCACATCACCAACGCTTGCCGACTGAAAGTCGCCCTCTCAAAAGCCGTGCAGAGTTTCCTGAAGGAACTTGATAACTACACGCTTGCCGATTTGGTTGAAGAGAATCAACCGCTCTACAAATTATTGCTGGTGGAATGA